The Gardnerella leopoldii genomic interval CCAGTAGGGAAATCAGGTCCTTTAATTCGCTGAATTAAAGCTTCAAGAAGTTCTTCCTTGCTTGCATCAGGATGATTCAACGCCCAGTGCACACCATCAGCCACTTCACGCATATTATGAGGTGGAATATTGGTTGCCATACCAACAGCAATACCAGCAGAACCATTAACTAAAAGATTCGGGAAACGAGCTGGCAAAACCGTAGGCTCTTGAGTTTTACCATCATAATTTGGCAGGAAATCAACGGTGTCTTTATCGATATCTCGTACCATTTCCATAGCCAACGGTGCCATACGGCATTCCGTATAACGCATTGCTGCTGCAGGATCATCACCAGGAGAACCAAAGTTTCCTTGACCATCAACAAGCATATAGCGCATTGACCAAGACTGAGCCATACGCACTAAAGTGTCATAGATAGCAGAATCACCATGAGGGTGATACTTACCCATAACATCACCGACAACGCGAGAACACTTGTTATATCCGCGATCAGGCCTGTATCCTCCATCATACATTGCATAAATAACACGACGGTGAACAGGCTTTAAACCATCACGAACATCTGGTAAAGCACGCTCAACAATAACAGATAATGCGTAAGCTAAATAAGATTCGCGCATTTCCTGCTGCAAATCCATGTTCTTTACGCGAGCACCCTTCATTAAGCCATAATCAGTATTATCTGCTTCCTGAGGGCTCTGTGGTTCCATAGAACCATCTGGAAGCTGATCTCGCTCAGCATCATCACGAGCGGAATTTATTTCGTCTACCACTTCAATTCCTTCTTAATCTTATAAAAATTAAAGTTTTTTCTTTTTATCTTTTCGAATAAATTAATACTTTTAAGCGTCAATAAACCTTGCATCATGAGCATTTCTTTGAATAAAGAGTCTACGAGGCTCTACTTCATCGCCCATAAGCATAGAGAATGTTTCATCAGCTCGAGCAGCATCTTCAATATGAATTTGCTTCAAAATACGATGTTCAGGATCCATTGTTGTTTCCCACAACTCCTGATAACTCATCTCACCCAAGCCCTTGTATCGCTGAATACCTTCACCTTTAGGAAGTTGACGACCAGCAGCTTTACCTTCTGCCAAAACTCTGTCTCGCTCAGCATCCGTATAAACAAAGTCATGTGCTCCCTTGCTCCACTTCAAACGGTACAAAGGTGGCATAGCAACATAAACGTATCCTGCAGTAATCATAGGACGCATATAGCGGAAGAATAGTGTCAAATTCAAAGTAGCAATATGAGCGCCGTCGACATCAGCATCAGCCATAATAATGACTTTGTGATATCGAACCTTGCTTAAATCGAAGTCTTCTCCATAACCACCACCAACAGCAGTAATTAAGGATTCAATAGTTTCAGACTTCATCATTCTGTCAATTGAAGCGCGTTCAGTATTCAAAATCTTACCGCGCAAAGGCAAAATTGCTTGCGTAATAGGATCGCGACCTTGAATTGCTGAGCCACCTGCAGAATCACCCTCGACTATGAATAATTCACATTCCTCAGGATTACTTGACTGGCAATCCTTCAACTTATCTGGCATTCCAGCAGTTTCAAAAATAGACTTGCGACGAGTATTTTCGCGAGCTTTTTTAGCAGCAAGTCGAGCACGAGAAGCTTCTATAGCTTTTTGAATAATATTTTTTGCTTCATTTGGATGAGCATCAAACCAATCTCCAAGCTTTTCAGTCATAACTCTTTGTACAAAAGTCTTAGCTTCAGAATTTCCAAGCTTTGTTTTAGTCTGACCTTCAAACTGTGGAGTTGTAAGCTTTACTGAAACAACTGCTGTTAAGCCTTCGCGAACGTCATCACCAGAAAGATTAGTATCTTTCTCTTTTAAAATATTCTTTTCGCGAGCATAACGATTAACTAAAGTAGTAAGCGCTGCACGGAATCCTTCTTCGTGAGTACCGCCTTCAGTAGTTGAAATAGTATTAGCAAAAGTGTGAACTGCTTCAGAATAAGCAACAGTCCATTGCATAGCAATTTCCGCAGAAATACCAATTTCAAGATCTTCAGCCTCAAAGTCAATAACATCTGGCTCTACTGGAACAGCTTTTCGAGATTTAACTAAGTAATCAACATAGTCTTTAATACCATGCTCATACTGGTAGCTTACACTTCTATGCTTTTCTTCACTAGAAGATTCAGAATCACCTGCAACTTCATCTCCAGCTTCATCTGGCTTACGTAAATCAGTTAAAGAAATCTTCAAACCCTTATTTAAGAAAGCCATCTGTTGGAAGCGAGAACGCAAGGTTTCAAAATCATAAACTGTTGTTTCAAAAATTGTTCCGTCTGGCCAGAAAGTCACAGAAGTTCCAGTAGATTCTCCTTCTGCCATTGGCTCACCTTTTGCCAAAGGAGCAGTTGGATGCTGATCAACATAAGTTTGAGTCCAGTGGAATCCTTGACGACGAACCTCAATTTCTACACGAGTAGAAAGTGCATTAACAACAGAAATACCTACACCGTGTAAACCACCAGAAACAGCATAACCGCCGCCACCAAACTTACCGCCAGCGTGAAGCTTAGTCATAACTGTTTCAACACCAGAAACACCTTCGCCTGGCACTTCATCTACTGGGATACCTCGACCATCGTCGACAACACGAATAGCATTATCAGGCAAAATTGTTACTTCAATATGCGAAGCATATCCTGCCAAAGCTTCATCAACAGAATTATCAACAATCTCATAAACCAAATGATGCAATCCACGAGGACCAGTAGAACCAATATACATACCTGGTCTAATACGAACTGCCTCTAATCCTTCTAGAACGCGAAGGTCACTCGCATCATAATGTTCAGGAGCAAGTGAATCATCGAGTTGAGCATCATCAAGTTTATGCTCTTCGACGGCATTATCCATCGAATTATCTTCCGTGTTTGCCACTTTAGGTCCCTTCACAAATTGCCTCATATCAAAAGGCATTTATAGAGCCAACACATGCTAGAAAGCACATAAAAGGGGATTCTAGCGTTTTAGCCATAATACATGACATTCTACACACATACTATGACCTCTCTTCAGAAAGAGGCATTTTTACTATTTTTAAAAAAATATAATACTATTATTAAAATTTATTTCTTAAAAATCCTAATCCACTCGTTGTTGGACCAATAACTTTAATTTCTTTTATTTCAATATTTTCAAGGTTATTATTAATTTTTTCTTTTAATTGTGGAATTAAATAAGAAAGTTGAGTTGCCCAAACTGTTGATTGAGCACGAACAATAAGCACACCATTTACAACTTGACTTATTTCACAATGTTTTGCAATACTTTCCCCTACTACTTTATGCCAAGAAGAACGTAATTTTGCTATAGAAAGTTGACTATTCCAGTTACTTGTAGAAGCAAAATTTTTTAAAATACCACAGAATGATTTAGGATCTCTACCAGGTTTTCCAAAATTTTCCCAAGCTTGTTCTGCAATTTTTTCACGATTATTTTCGCGTTCAGCTTTTTTATTAATAGGATCAAAAATAATTGCAGGTAATTTTCGAGTATCAATTTTTAAAAGAATATTAACAGGAATCATTATTTTTCCTCCTGCTTATTTTTTCTTTGTTCTATTACATCAAGCAAAATATTATTATGCTCTTCACTGAAATTATTAATTTCATTATTTTTTTCTAATAGTTCTCCAATATTTATAAGATTTGTTTTTTTAATATATTCTTTATTAGGAATGTCGCTAAGAGAAGAAGTAGTAATAAAAACTTGACCTTGATTAAGTGCAAAATTTAATATTCTTATGCGCCTATTTTCATCAAGTTGTGCAAATACATCATCGAGAATAACAATAGGTTTATTATTATTTTTTTCTTCTAAGGCCTTGCATAATGCCATTTTTGAAGCTATTGCAATTGTCCAAGATTCACCATTCGAAGCAAAATCTTTAGCAGAAATATTATTAATAACAAAGTCAATATCATCACGATGAGGGCCAATAAGATTGCATCCTCTAGCTAGTTCTCCCTCATAAATACGTTGAAAATGCTCACTTATTTTAGAAAAAAGCTCGTTTTTATTTTCAACATTTTCCTCACTATTTTTTTCAAATAATACTTCTTCAAAAGAAGGAACATATATTATTCCCGTATTCTCTTCATTAGTAAAAGATTTAATTATATTTTTGAAATATTTATTAATAATTTGCACAGTTTCTTGTCGTGCTTTTGTTAAGTTAATACCACTTTCAATAAATTTACCAGTCCAAATTTCTAATCCGGATAATGAAACTGTCTGATTTTTGTATGAATAATCTCTAATATTTTTTAACAGTGCAGCACGCTGTTTAGAAATATGTTTAAATTCTTGCAATAGTTGCACATAATTTGGTACTAACAAAGATCCAGCTTGATCGATAAAAGTACGCCTAACATTAGGATCACCAATTATAAGAAATTGGTCTCTTGGAGTAAAAGAAACTATTGGCAATAATCCAATAATGTCTTTAACATATAATGCTTTACCAGAATTTATATGTGCTCTATTAGAACCTTTTAAGTAAAGGTCTATTTCATAAGTTGTTTTATCTAAATTACTTTCTAAAGATGAAATATTATTTAAATCAGTATTTGTTTCATCTTTTTTATAATTTATTTCGTTATTAATTGTATTTATTCTTATTATTGATTTTTCATAGCCCTTTTTAATAAGAGGCAATGTTGAAGATGTTCTGTGACTTATTCCAGTACCAGTAACTTCTAATGCTTCTACAATATTGGTTTTCCCTAAACCATTATTGCCATATATAACATTTATTCCAGGTTTAAAATCACAAATTATATGGTTCCAAGAACGAAATGTATCAAGGGCAATTCGCGAAATATACATTGCTTAATTACCCTTTCTTAATAGTTTTAAAAGAAAAATGCGATATTACATTGTACATCAAAAAATAATCTAAAATACAATGCAATATCGCAACAATATTAATTATTAAAACGCATAGGAACAAGCAAATAGCGATAATCTGTTGATTCATCACCATCTGATTCCTGCTGACCATTAAATTCAACAGGTTTTACAGCTGTTGCCATTTTCATATGAACAAATGGCTCTGGAATAGCTCCTAAACCTTCAAGTAAATAGTTTGGATTAAAGGCAACAGTTATGTCTTCTCCATCCATATCGATATCAAGTACTTCTTTTGCTTGTGATTCGTCAGCAGTACCAGCACTCAAAGTTAACTCCTGATTTGAAAAAATCATTCGAATAGGAGCATTTCTTTCGGCGACTAAAGATACTCGCTTAATTGCATTTATCAATAATTGTTTATTAATAATTGCGTGAATAGGATATTCATCTACAAATAGTCGATCTACAGAAGGGAATTCTCCATCAATTATTTGTGAAGTACTTGTACGACCGGAATTTTCAAAACCTAAAAGTGACTTATCTTCCTCGTTAAAATGAATAATAACATTTTGATGATCGTCAAGAGAATGAGCAATATCTCTTAGTAATGACCCACGAGTAAGAGTGGTTGAATGAATGTCATTATGTTCTGGTGTCCACTTAAAAGTAGATCTAGATAGACGGAATCTATCAGTAGAAGTCATAGTAACGGTGTCATCTTCAAATTGGATCCTAATTCCAGTTAAGACCGGTCTATTTTCTTCTCTAGATGTAGAAACAGATGCTTGGTTTACAGCTTGAATAAATGTTGGTGCATCAACCTGACCTAATTTATTAGGCAATTTAGGCAAATCAGGATATTCTCCAAGAGGCATAAGTTGCAGAGTAAATGTTGATTTTCCGGAAGTAATAGTCAAAGTATTATTTTCAGATTTTAGATAAGTTTTTTCTGCAGGAAGAGACTTAGTAATATCTGCCATCAATTTGCCTAGAATAAGTATGCTTCCCTCTTCGTCAACACCAGCTTCAATGTGATGGCAGCTAGAAATTTGATAGTTGAATGCAGAAAGTTGCAATGTGCCATTTGCTGCTTCAATCTTTAAGCCTGCAAGAATAGGGTTTGCAGGGCGTGCGTCAATTACGCGTGTAGTCCAAGCTACAGCATCAGCAAATGATGCAGAGTTGACTTCTACTTTCATGCTTCCTCTTTTCTGTAAAGTCTGCATTTATTCTACAGTATGATGTTGCCTATAAAAAATATTTTTAAATGATTACATTGCTTTTGCAATTGTTATTTTTCTTATTAAGTAAGTAATAAATAAAAGCAGTAATAAAGACTGTGTATATGTGGAAAAGTGGTTAAAAATCGCTTTTTAAAAGACTTATTAACAATTAAAAGATGTGGATAACGCAAGAACAACAATGTGGATAAGTAGGCAACTTATCCACAGCTTTTTCTATTTTTTAAAGTTTCCACATTTTTAAATGCCTTATAAACAACTTAATAACATTTTTAAGCGGCGTTTTCCACGAGTTATGCTCAGCTTTTACCCACATTTGTTATTAAGTATGTGGATAACTTTTTATAAACTTTTAAACATTTCTTCATAAATATGTGGAAAATAAGTTTACTTTCTACGCTCAACAGGATTTTGTTTTAAACGAACAGTTAATTCCATGACGTAGTTATAAATTTCTTGCTTTTCTTGCATCTCGCCACTTACTCGAGTATAAGCATGCATAACTGTAGTATGATCCCTACCGCCAAAAACTTCGCCAATATCAACCAAACTCATGCTTGTCATTTCTCTTGCAAGATACATTGCAATTTGACGAGCGAGTGCAACATTCTTTGTGCGCTGACGACCAACAAGTTCATCAAAAGTCATGTGGAAATACTGAGCTACTTGACTAATGATGTCAGTTGGTCTTACTTCAATATCTGTAGCAAAGAAATCTTGTAATGCTTGTTCAGCTAAAGCTTTACTAACAGGCTGATTACTTAAAGATGCTACAGCAGTAACGCGTGTCAATGCACCTTCAAGTTCACGAATATTTTCCGTAAAACGTTCAGCAATTAAATCAAGTACGTCACTTGGAACATTACAGTGATTCATTGATGCCATCATTCTCAGAATTGCAATACGCGTTTCCAAATCTGGCGGTTTAATATCAACCGTAAGACCTGATTCAAATCTGGAAATTAAGCGTGCTTCAAATCCCTTAAGATTTTTTGGCGCAACATCTGAAGCTATAACTATTCGCTTATTTGCTTGATATAAAGAATTAAAAGTATGGAAGAATTGTTCAAGTGTTGCTTCTTTTCCACCAAGGAACTGAATATCGTCAATAAGAAGAACATCTACTTCACGATATCGCCTATTAAAATCAGCAATTTGACCTTGACTTTGATTTGGTGTTTGAAGAGCTTCAATAAATTCATTAGTGAATTCCTCACTTGTTACATAACGAACTTTAAGTGAAGAATCTTTTACTAAAGCATAATTGCCAATTGCATTAAGCAAGTGAGTTTTGCCAAGACCGGAGCCACCATAAATACATAAAGGATTAAAATCTCTGCCGGAACCCTCTGCGACTGCCAAAGCTACAGTTCTTGCAAAACGATTTGAATCGCCAGGCACAAAAGTATCAAAAGTTGCACACGTATTTAAATGTGTAATTGCATCGCGTTGAACAGAGACAGGCATTTTTTGCTGTGCAGCCTGTTCAGTAGAAATATCAGTTTGTTGAAGAGTAGATATTCCAGTTGCATGATCAAAATCTGGTTGTACAGGAGATACATCATTAGCTGTAACTGATGGCAAATCATTAGATGCTGAAACTGAAATATTATCAACAGGTAAAACTGTATTATCAGTTACTGCTTTATTTAAAATCGTATTGTTCTGTGCTTGATGAGATAAAGAATTTGAAGGACTTTGTGCAGTTTTTTCCTGATATTCAGATTGAGGAACAATCCTAAAAGCAGGAAACATATCTTTACCAGTGCAAATCTTTAATGCTGTAAGTAGAGGAGAATTTAATTCATTTTGCAAAGCTTGTTGCGTTTCAGCATTAGATACACACAAAACAATGGTTGTACCAAAGATTGCTTCTGGTTTAACACCTTCAAACCAACCTTTATCGCGCGCAGTTAAAAGGGCATTATGCTGTAAAACAGTAAGCGTATTAGACCATACCAAAGCAGCTTGCGATGTAGGATCGCCTAATGTATCAGCCATTTCACCCCCCCCAAACTTGCATTTAGCGCATGTAATAATGCTGATTCTGTTTACGAGCGCACGTGTGTAATAAGTATCAGTAAGATATGTTTACTCTGACCCTACGAAGTTATCCACAGTCTAGCGTGTTGAAATTGTTTAATTGTGAATAACATGTGTGTAATTTGTGGATAAGTTTAAAGCTGAGATTTGGCTATTTTTCAACGATTCTGCGTGTATAATAAATTATGATAGAGATGTGAATAAATCATTTTTATTTATATCTGACTATGTTGATTCTTTAATAAGAAAATGTGGAGTTTTGAACATTGGTGAGGGGTAATAGTATTTTGGTATAGCTTGACTCATACGGGGCCATGCTTTTGCATGGCTGAATACAGGAGCATTAGTTATGAAGAGGACATTTCAGCCGAATAATCGTCGTCGTCACATGAAGCACGGCTTCCGCGTTCGCATGCGTACGCGTGCAGGTCGCGCAGTAATCAATCGTCGTCGTGCCAAGGGCCGCAAGTCACTGTCTGCCTGAGTTAAGGTAGCGTCGTAAGGCATGGAAAGGCTGAAAAGCCACCGTGATTTTGTTGCGGTGCTAAAAAAACGGCGCAAGGTGAGTTCCCGGGATATCGTCGCGCATTACATTATGCGTGACGATATAGCCGTGCAGAGCACACTTAACGAAGATAGAAGTGCAAGTTTAGATTATATTGCCACGGGTTTTGAAAGTGATACTCCCGCGGCATTTTCTGGTACCTTCTTACATGATCAAAAATTTGAACATGTAAAGAGGCTAGGTCTTGCTGTATCTAAATCAGTGGGGAAAGCTGTAGTTCGCAATAAGGTAAAAAGACGTCTACGAGTAATCGCAAAAAATTATGAATCTTTATTACCTGCAGGTTGTGATGTGGTGCTAAGAGCAAAACCTTCTGCAGCTCAATCTTCATTTGATTCATTACAATGCCAGATACAAAAGCTTTTTGGCAAAATTAGTGCAGATTTATGTTCTACACAAAATTGCAAAATGCATGAGAATAATCAGAATCAAGGATAATTGAAATATATTATTTTGAGTAAATGGTGGTTATTGTTATGCGTAGTAAAAAAAGTTTAAGCTCTAAGTTTGTAATTAGTGCAATTAGATGGTATCAGCGCACGATTTCTGCAAATAGACCAGCTTGCTGTAGATACTATCCTACGTGTTCGCGTTATGCTATTGAAGCAATTGCTAGATATGGCACGTTCAGAGGTGGTATTCTTGCATTATTACGCCTTCTACGCTGTAGACCTTGGACAAGCTGCAGTATTGATGATGTGCCACGCAAATATTCAATTTTTTACAGATGTGCTTGGTCTAAGGCACATGAAGAGCCACGGCTAACTCCCTTGGCTGAAGAAGACAAGGAAAACTAATGTTTAATCAAGATAACTTCATACTTGATAATGGATTCTTGGGATGGTTTTATAAAATCTTGACGCCAGTTGAGTGGCTTATGACTCAAATTATGTCATTATTCCACAAGTTATTAACTCTTCTTGGAATGAATGAAATTGGCTTTTCATGGGTTTTTTCCATCGTATTCTTGGTATTAGTTGTGCATGCGTGCATTTTCCCTGCATTTATTAAAAGCATTAAAGGCATGCGCAAAATGCAAGCTATTGCGCCTAAGGTTAAGAAAATACAGCAGAAATATAAAGGTAAAAATGACCCTGCAAGTAAAGAAGCTATGCAGCGTGAAATGATGAAGCTTTATCAAGATAACAAAGCTAATCCTGCTGGTTCGTGCTTGCCTATGATGATTCAGGGTCCTGCATTTATGAGTATTTGGTATACGCTTTCCGTTATTCCTTTTATTGCTCGTGGTAAGCATGCAGCTCTTGGTGCCTTTGATATTGCAACAGCACAGCAATTCGTTAAAACTCGCGTATTTGGGGTTGGTGTTGCAGATACTTTTATGACAACTGCTGGCGCAGGTAAAATTGTTATAGTTATATTTGTTGTACTTATGTGTGCTGCAATGTGGTACATGCAATTCAATAATATTCGTAAGAATCTTCCGCCTGAGTCTAAGCAGGGTAGCCAATATACTGTACAAAAGCTCATGATGTGGGGATTCCCGTTGATTTACGTTTTCTCTGCGTTTGCTATGCCGTTTGCAATGTTGGTTTACTGGTTAGTAAACAATGTTATAAATATGCTGCGTTCAATTTGGCAGGTTTATGCATTCCCAACTCCTGGATCTCCTGCAGCTGAAGAAAAAGAAAAGCGTGATTATCAAAAAGAAACTGCTCGGCGCGAGCGCGAAGGTTTGCCTTCTATTGAAGAAGAGAATCTTCAAAAAGCTCGTGAAGAAGCTGAGCGTAGAGAGATTGAGGGATTCCAACGCAAGCAGCCGCAACGTAAGCGTAAGGTGGCAAAGCGCTAATATTTAGATACATTTTGCGGATATATAAAGTCATTTTTATGACTTTAAAATAAGTTAGTAACTTGGCTTTATTATCCGCTAAACTAGACTTCAGAAATTTTTAAAACGTGAATTTTCTCACGATAAGGAGTAATTAATGGTACAAGATGAGAAGAGGACGGTTGATCAACTCAATGAAGAAGCTGATATTGCCGCAGATTATTTAGAAGGCTTACTCGATATTGCTGATTATGAGGGTGATATTGAGATGGGTGTGCGCAATAATCGCCCAATGATTCAGATTGTTGCAGATGATGACACTGATATTAAGAATTTAATTGGTCGCAATGGTGAGGTTGTCGATGCCTTGCAGCAATTGAGCCGTCTTGCTGTTCAGCAAAAAACCGGTGATCGTTCGCATCTTATAGTTGATGTAGATGGATTCTTAAAGCGTAAGCGCCAGCATTTGCGCGATATTGCGTTAGATGCTGTTGATGAGGTGCGTGAAACTGGTGAACCTGTGAATTTGAAGCCAATGAATTCTTTTGAACGCAAAGTTGTTCATGATACTGTACGTGACGAAGGTTTGCGTTCCCGTTCACATGGTGAAGAACCACACCGCTATGTAACTGTTTACATGCCTTCAGTTGCTTCTGAAGATGAAAATATTGACGAAATTGACGATGTAGACGGCGAATATTCTGAAGAATAATTAATTTTTATTTAATTGTTTCTTTTCAAAGGAAAAGAGAAATAAAATGAAAAGTAACACAATGAAACAAAAAATGTTTTGTTGTGTTACTTTTTATTTATTTTTTATTATATTTCTTTTATTTGTTTTGGGGAAAATATGGAAGCTAGTTTAGATAAAAAATATGAGGAAGATGCACAAAAAGTAGCGGACGAATTAGAAGGATCCCCATTGTTAAGTGAAGTTTTAGGTGAAGCATTAGAAAAGTGCAAGCTGTTTCACGTGAAACTTCAGCAAGAAGGATTAGTAAGAGGTCTTATCGGTCCTAGAGATATGAATATTCTTTGGGAAAGGCATATATTAAATTCTGCAGCAGTTGTTCCTTTTATTAAAGAAGCAGTAGTTGGTAGGAAAAATAAAAGAGTTGCAGACGTAGGTAGTGGCGGAGGTTTTCCTGGTCTAGTTTTAGCTGCGTGCTTACCTGATTATGACGTTACTTTGATTGAACCTATGGAGCGTCGTGTTGATTGGTTGTGTGAGTGCGTTGCTCTTATGAAATTAAAAAATGTTACTATATTTCACGGCAGATCAGATGAAGTTATTGACAAAATTAAGTCACATGAAATTCCAGCGTTTGATGTAGTAACATGCAGAGCCGTAGCTCCTATGACGAAATTAGCTGGATGGACTATTCCTCTATTGAATAAGCACGGGAAATTAATAGCATTAAAAGGTAAATCTGCTCAAGCAGAAGTAGAAAAAGCTGTAAAAATGATTCGAAAAGCTGGTGGCACAAATCCTCGCATTCTTGAAGCGCCAGTTGCATCTGGTTTGCAGCCGACTACAGTCGTATTAATCGATAAAGCCTAATTTTTTTAATTAAAATTTGTGTTTGCGCGAGTTATCGTTTAATGTGGCGCGAGTTTTGGGCTGGTGTTTGGCTGGCGGGTTTCTGAAGTGGCTGTGTGAGATAGGAATTACTAGCGCGACGACCTGCTTTCGCGCTCAGAGCGTAGCGCGCGAAAGCAACTCGGAGCGTGAGCTTGTTCAGACGGAAAGTCCAGTGGACTTTCCGTGCAAGCTCAGCCGAATGGCGATTAGCCATGAGGACAGCGCTCCGCTCTTATACCTTATTTGGACTTAGCGGTTGTGTAGTTAAGTTTAGTTTTTTACTTACTTTTTCTGCAAAAATAGTATTCGTCAATAAGATTATTACTATCGTTCCGCTTTTATATTGCTCGACAAGCAATTCCTATCTCCCATACGTTAATTCCAATCACAGTTGTTTTTGGTACGGTAGGAGTGCCTGGTATGGCGTGTGCAGCAGCAATGGCGCTAGTGTTCTTTAAGCAATAAATACTCAACGTCTGCAGAGCAATACTGTTAAAGCTCACTAAGCAACAAATAATCGCTGTTAGCAAAGCATTACTGCAAAGCTTCATGAACGTGCAAGATTTAATCAGTGCGAAAAATCGAAAAAATACGTAGTTAGTTATGGAATAAGGTGTTGATGTTTCATGTGAAACATCAAAAAAATTTGTGCTTTTTATGTCCATAGAAACGACGAAACTTAAAACACGATATTTTATTTTAAGAGTTTCGCATATTTAATTGGGGGTGATACATCGTGGAATCAGCTGCTGAAACGATTCAACGAATTTTTGGAGATTCGAAATCCTCCCTAGGTATTGAATTGGCAGATTTGACATCTCGTTTTCATTCCATTGAACAGGCGAAATATCCTAAGCCTAAGCAAACGCGTTTTATTGCTGTTGCTAATCAAAAAGGTGGAGTAGGAAAAACAAGTTCTGCTGTAAATCTTGCTGCAGCTATGGCTGTGAGTGGATCAAAAGTACTTCTTATTGATATGGATCCACAGGGGAATGCATCAA includes:
- a CDS encoding Jag family protein, with the protein product MVQDEKRTVDQLNEEADIAADYLEGLLDIADYEGDIEMGVRNNRPMIQIVADDDTDIKNLIGRNGEVVDALQQLSRLAVQQKTGDRSHLIVDVDGFLKRKRQHLRDIALDAVDEVRETGEPVNLKPMNSFERKVVHDTVRDEGLRSRSHGEEPHRYVTVYMPSVASEDENIDEIDDVDGEYSEE
- the yidC gene encoding membrane protein insertase YidC — protein: MFNQDNFILDNGFLGWFYKILTPVEWLMTQIMSLFHKLLTLLGMNEIGFSWVFSIVFLVLVVHACIFPAFIKSIKGMRKMQAIAPKVKKIQQKYKGKNDPASKEAMQREMMKLYQDNKANPAGSCLPMMIQGPAFMSIWYTLSVIPFIARGKHAALGAFDIATAQQFVKTRVFGVGVADTFMTTAGAGKIVIVIFVVLMCAAMWYMQFNNIRKNLPPESKQGSQYTVQKLMMWGFPLIYVFSAFAMPFAMLVYWLVNNVINMLRSIWQVYAFPTPGSPAAEEKEKRDYQKETARREREGLPSIEEENLQKAREEAERREIEGFQRKQPQRKRKVAKR
- the yidD gene encoding membrane protein insertion efficiency factor YidD, with product MRSKKSLSSKFVISAIRWYQRTISANRPACCRYYPTCSRYAIEAIARYGTFRGGILALLRLLRCRPWTSCSIDDVPRKYSIFYRCAWSKAHEEPRLTPLAEEDKEN
- the rnpA gene encoding ribonuclease P protein component, whose protein sequence is MERLKSHRDFVAVLKKRRKVSSRDIVAHYIMRDDIAVQSTLNEDRSASLDYIATGFESDTPAAFSGTFLHDQKFEHVKRLGLAVSKSVGKAVVRNKVKRRLRVIAKNYESLLPAGCDVVLRAKPSAAQSSFDSLQCQIQKLFGKISADLCSTQNCKMHENNQNQG
- the rsmG gene encoding 16S rRNA (guanine(527)-N(7))-methyltransferase RsmG, with the protein product MEASLDKKYEEDAQKVADELEGSPLLSEVLGEALEKCKLFHVKLQQEGLVRGLIGPRDMNILWERHILNSAAVVPFIKEAVVGRKNKRVADVGSGGGFPGLVLAACLPDYDVTLIEPMERRVDWLCECVALMKLKNVTIFHGRSDEVIDKIKSHEIPAFDVVTCRAVAPMTKLAGWTIPLLNKHGKLIALKGKSAQAEVEKAVKMIRKAGGTNPRILEAPVASGLQPTTVVLIDKA